A region of Flavobacterium indicum GPTSA100-9 = DSM 17447 DNA encodes the following proteins:
- a CDS encoding Dps family protein yields the protein MKANQIGINTQKAETLAKELNILLANYSLFYQNVRGCHWNIKGNKFFELHVKFEELYNDLIIKIDDIAERILTLGFNPDHQFSNYLEVSTIKELKETSKDTTSIESIVNSFSILITLQRDILKLAQETEDEGTASLMSDNIREQEKLIWMYNSYLG from the coding sequence ATGAAAGCAAATCAAATAGGTATAAACACACAAAAAGCTGAAACATTAGCAAAAGAATTAAATATTTTATTGGCGAATTATTCCCTATTTTATCAAAATGTTAGAGGATGTCATTGGAATATAAAAGGTAATAAATTTTTTGAATTACACGTCAAATTCGAAGAATTATACAATGACTTAATTATAAAAATTGATGATATAGCAGAAAGAATACTTACACTTGGTTTTAACCCAGATCATCAATTTTCCAATTATTTAGAAGTCTCAACTATAAAAGAACTTAAAGAGACTTCAAAAGATACTACTTCAATAGAATCAATTGTTAATTCCTTTTCCATTTTAATTACATTACAACGCGATATATTAAAATTAGCACAAGAAACTGAAGACGAAGGAACGGCATCATTAATGAGTGATAATATACGTGAACAAGAAAAATTAATTTGGATGTACAATTCGTACTTGGGATAA
- a CDS encoding ZIP family metal transporter has protein sequence MNYLVYIFPFFAVLLGYVLAFYFTPKNKKQIKLLLAFSGSFLLSLTVMHLLPGIYLSELNEHSHSDSHEHIHSSIGIFIMLGIIFQIILEYFSKGAEHGHVHGHDKMNHIPWLLFFSLCIHAILEGIPINKDNHLAYGIAIHHFPIAMILTIFFKNAQLNSKAIFSFMITFALMTPLGTLLAAHLSIFEPIEKQLVGFVIGILFHISSTIIFETSEGHKFNLAKLLAIIFGIIIATFM, from the coding sequence ATGAATTATTTAGTTTACATATTTCCTTTTTTTGCTGTTCTTCTAGGCTATGTATTAGCATTTTATTTTACACCAAAAAACAAAAAACAAATAAAACTATTACTAGCTTTTAGTGGATCATTTTTATTATCATTAACAGTGATGCATTTATTACCTGGAATCTATCTTTCAGAACTAAATGAACATTCCCATTCAGACTCTCACGAACATATACATTCCTCTATTGGTATTTTTATTATGCTTGGAATTATATTTCAAATAATATTAGAGTATTTCTCCAAAGGTGCAGAACATGGACATGTACATGGACATGATAAAATGAATCACATCCCTTGGTTATTATTCTTCAGTTTATGCATACATGCCATATTAGAAGGAATACCAATTAACAAAGACAATCATTTAGCCTATGGTATTGCCATCCATCATTTTCCTATTGCAATGATATTGACAATATTTTTTAAAAATGCCCAATTAAATTCAAAAGCAATTTTTTCTTTTATGATAACATTTGCCTTAATGACACCATTAGGTACATTATTAGCAGCACATTTATCAATTTTTGAACCTATTGAAAAACAATTAGTCGGATTTGTAATAGGTATTCTATTTCATATTTCATCGACAATTATCTTTGAAACCAGCGAAGGTCATAAATTTAATTTAGCAAAATTATTAGCTATTATTTTTGGTATAATAATAGCCACATTTATGTAA
- a CDS encoding class I SAM-dependent methyltransferase, which produces MSNILQTENKDWFSEWFNTPYYHILYKDRNDEEAQLFMDNLTHYLNLPEDAKILDLACGKGRHSIYLNNLGYQVTGVDISSNSIKIANQSANEKLHFHVHDMREPLEQEYDAIFNLFTSFGYFDQDIDNIKTLQAIKNSLNEYGFGVIDFLNADYIIANLVPEETKTVDGIDFHIKRYVENKKIIKEIKFSDKGQDFHFQEKVAALTLEDFEQMMEACDINLLDIFGDYKLHKFYKNQSERLIMIFK; this is translated from the coding sequence ATGTCAAACATCCTTCAAACAGAAAATAAAGATTGGTTTAGTGAATGGTTCAACACCCCTTATTATCATATTTTATACAAAGATAGAAATGATGAGGAAGCACAATTATTCATGGATAATTTAACCCATTACTTAAACTTACCTGAAGATGCCAAAATTTTAGATTTAGCCTGTGGAAAAGGAAGACATTCCATTTATTTAAATAATTTAGGATATCAAGTAACCGGTGTAGACATATCAAGCAATAGTATTAAAATTGCTAATCAATCAGCAAATGAAAAATTACACTTTCATGTACATGATATGCGTGAGCCTTTAGAACAAGAATACGATGCCATTTTTAACTTGTTCACTAGTTTTGGTTATTTCGATCAAGATATTGATAATATTAAAACGCTTCAAGCTATTAAAAACAGTTTAAATGAATATGGCTTTGGTGTCATCGACTTTTTAAATGCAGACTACATCATTGCCAATTTAGTTCCAGAAGAAACTAAAACAGTTGATGGAATAGATTTTCACATAAAAAGATATGTTGAAAATAAAAAAATCATAAAAGAAATAAAATTTTCAGACAAGGGTCAGGATTTTCACTTCCAAGAAAAAGTAGCGGCTTTAACTTTAGAAGACTTTGAACAAATGATGGAAGCCTGTGACATTAATCTTTTAGATATTTTTGGTGATTATAAGCTTCATAAATTTTACAAAAACCAATCGGAAAGATTGATTATGATTTTTAAATAA
- a CDS encoding THUMP domain-containing class I SAM-dependent RNA methyltransferase — MENFKMVAKTFFGFEEVLEKELHQLGAQNVQKGTRMVSFSGDKGFMYKANLALRTALKILKPIHSFKVFNEKGLYDGIQKIDWSTYLNNNQSFVIETTLYSEAFTHSQFVALKVKDAIVDQFREQTGSRPNIDKDHPDLRIHIHIDRDLCTVSLDTSGASLHHRGYRTATNIAPINEVLAAGILLLSGWDGNAHFLDPMCGSGTILAEATMIACNIPANINRKEFAFEKWQDWDSELFDTILESLLKKTKEFHYTITGYDKAPSAVRKAKDNLINANLDEYVKIEQEDFFESKKEVQGPLHMVFNPPYGERLDIQMERFYREIGDTLKQKYPNTNAWFITSNLEALKFVGLRPSRKIKLFNGKLEARLVKYEMYEGSKRAKFSSPTQSV; from the coding sequence ATGGAGAATTTTAAGATGGTAGCCAAAACTTTTTTTGGTTTTGAAGAAGTATTGGAAAAAGAATTGCATCAGTTAGGCGCACAAAATGTTCAAAAAGGAACACGAATGGTTAGCTTTTCTGGGGATAAAGGTTTTATGTATAAAGCAAATTTAGCCCTACGAACAGCTTTAAAAATATTAAAACCTATTCATTCTTTTAAAGTATTTAATGAAAAAGGGTTATATGACGGAATTCAAAAGATAGATTGGTCAACTTATTTAAACAATAATCAATCATTTGTAATTGAAACAACGTTATATTCTGAAGCGTTTACACATAGCCAGTTTGTAGCGCTAAAAGTTAAAGATGCTATTGTTGACCAATTTAGAGAACAAACAGGTAGTAGGCCTAATATTGATAAAGATCATCCGGATTTGAGAATTCATATTCATATTGATAGAGATTTATGTACGGTTTCTCTCGATACTTCAGGTGCTTCTTTACATCATAGAGGGTACAGAACTGCTACTAATATAGCGCCAATTAATGAGGTATTAGCGGCAGGTATTTTATTGTTGTCGGGTTGGGATGGCAATGCTCATTTTTTAGACCCAATGTGTGGTAGCGGGACTATTTTAGCTGAAGCAACTATGATTGCGTGCAATATACCGGCTAATATTAATAGAAAAGAATTTGCTTTTGAAAAGTGGCAAGATTGGGACAGTGAATTATTTGATACTATTTTGGAATCTTTGTTAAAGAAAACAAAAGAATTTCATTATACAATTACTGGTTACGATAAAGCGCCAAGTGCTGTTCGAAAAGCAAAGGATAATTTAATCAATGCCAATTTAGATGAATATGTAAAAATTGAACAAGAAGATTTCTTTGAATCGAAAAAAGAAGTTCAAGGGCCTTTACATATGGTATTTAACCCGCCTTATGGTGAACGATTAGATATTCAGATGGAACGTTTTTATCGGGAGATAGGTGATACCTTGAAACAAAAATATCCTAATACAAATGCGTGGTTTATTACTTCAAATTTAGAAGCCTTAAAATTTGTAGGTTTACGTCCTTCGAGAAAAATTAAGTTGTTTAATGGTAAATTAGAAGCACGATTGGTTAAATATGAAATGTATGAGGGGAGTAAACGTGCAAAATTTTCTTCGCCAACTCAATCAGTATAG
- a CDS encoding DUF6048 family protein encodes MKHISKSIFSLILILSVSFSTLAQDKKQKTDTVKIPQRYGLRVGIDLHRLTKSFYDKNYKGIELVGDYRLTNKFYVAGELGNEEKTKNDDQLNYTTKGTYFKVGFDYNAYENWLDMENMIYIGMRGGFSTFSQTLNSYNIYEPGSYYGENTINSGEKWSGLSASWIEVVSGLKAEVLNNLYVGFSVRLNYLISNKEPDGFANLQIPGFNKTYENSKFGAGFNYTISYFIPLYKSKK; translated from the coding sequence ATGAAACACATATCAAAATCTATTTTTAGTCTTATCTTGATACTAAGTGTTTCCTTTTCTACACTTGCTCAAGACAAAAAACAAAAAACGGATACTGTAAAGATTCCTCAACGTTACGGATTACGCGTTGGTATTGATTTACATAGATTAACTAAATCCTTTTATGATAAAAATTATAAAGGAATAGAATTAGTTGGAGATTATCGATTAACGAATAAATTCTATGTAGCAGGAGAACTTGGAAATGAAGAAAAAACAAAAAATGATGACCAATTAAATTACACTACAAAAGGGACGTATTTTAAAGTAGGTTTTGATTATAATGCCTATGAAAATTGGTTAGATATGGAAAACATGATTTACATTGGTATGCGAGGCGGGTTTTCAACCTTTAGCCAAACTTTAAATAGCTACAACATTTACGAACCAGGAAGTTATTATGGTGAAAACACAATAAATTCAGGCGAAAAATGGAGTGGTTTATCAGCAAGTTGGATTGAAGTTGTAAGTGGATTAAAAGCAGAAGTTTTGAATAATTTATATGTCGGTTTTTCCGTTCGTCTCAATTATTTAATTTCGAATAAGGAACCGGATGGTTTTGCTAATTTACAAATTCCAGGCTTTAACAAAACCTATGAAAACAGCAAATTTGGAGCAGGATTTAATTACACTATTAGTTATTTTATACCACTTTATAAATCTAAAAAATAA
- a CDS encoding DUF6452 family protein yields MKKIIIILSLTFLFSGCEKDDVCDPNSTQTTPKVVIEFYDATATTETVKNVTNLRVIAPNFTNGFDFSGTSKIEVPLKTFQDNSILNFIQSGSDTDTTNDNLDEITFNYTRKETYISRACGYKTTYTLDTTNPVVITPDASNWIQNIVVVQPNIENENETHIKIYF; encoded by the coding sequence ATGAAAAAGATAATTATTATTTTATCCTTGACATTTCTATTTTCTGGATGTGAAAAAGACGATGTTTGTGATCCAAATTCAACACAAACTACTCCTAAAGTAGTTATTGAATTTTATGATGCTACTGCCACTACTGAAACAGTAAAAAACGTGACCAATTTACGTGTAATTGCTCCAAATTTTACCAATGGATTTGATTTTAGTGGAACTAGTAAAATAGAAGTACCGTTGAAAACATTTCAGGATAATTCCATTTTAAATTTTATCCAAAGTGGTAGTGATACCGACACTACTAATGATAATCTAGATGAAATTACATTCAACTACACAAGAAAAGAAACTTATATATCAAGAGCTTGTGGTTATAAAACTACTTATACTTTGGACACTACAAATCCAGTTGTTATAACTCCAGATGCGTCCAATTGGATTCAAAATATTGTTGTTGTTCAACCTAATATAGAAAATGAAAATGAAACACATATCAAAATCTATTTTTAG
- the rlmD gene encoding 23S rRNA (uracil(1939)-C(5))-methyltransferase RlmD, with product MGRKKTDKIVFENVEILDAGAKGVSVAKAPDGKVIFIPNVVPGDVADIQTFKKRKAYYEGKAIKTHQFSEHRVEPVCEHFGVCGGCKWQNMKYSQQLFYKNQEVYNNLKRIGKIDLPEFEPILGSEKQFFYRNKMEFGFSSSRWMTDAEIQSGEDLDNKNAVGFHIPRMWDKILDIKKCHLQQDPSNAIRNEIRRFANENNLSFYNPRNHEGLLRTLMIRTASTGEIMVLIQFFEKDKNGIDLMMNFLAERFPEITSLQYVINQKLNDTLYDQDIILFKGRDYILEEMEGLHFSINAKSFYQTNSEQAYELYSITRDFAGLTGEELVYDLYTGTGTIAQFVSKKAKKVIGVEAVPEAIADAKENAKRNNITNCEFFVGDMKNVFNDEFIATHGQPDVIITDPPRDGMHKDVVEQILKVAPKKVVYVSCNSATQARDLALMDEMYKVTRVRPVDMFPQTHHVENVVLLERK from the coding sequence ATGGGAAGAAAGAAAACAGACAAAATCGTATTCGAAAACGTAGAAATCCTTGATGCAGGTGCAAAAGGTGTATCAGTTGCTAAGGCTCCTGATGGAAAAGTAATTTTTATTCCGAATGTTGTTCCAGGTGATGTTGCCGACATTCAAACCTTCAAAAAAAGAAAAGCGTATTATGAAGGTAAAGCCATTAAAACCCATCAATTTTCAGAACATCGTGTAGAACCTGTGTGCGAACATTTTGGCGTGTGTGGAGGGTGCAAATGGCAGAACATGAAATACAGCCAACAATTGTTTTACAAAAATCAAGAAGTTTATAATAATTTAAAACGTATTGGAAAAATTGATTTACCTGAATTTGAACCTATTTTAGGTTCTGAAAAACAATTTTTCTATAGAAATAAAATGGAATTCGGATTTTCATCTTCGCGATGGATGACCGATGCCGAAATACAATCGGGTGAAGATTTAGACAATAAAAACGCAGTCGGTTTTCATATTCCAAGAATGTGGGATAAAATATTAGACATCAAAAAATGTCACTTACAACAAGATCCTTCAAACGCGATAAGAAATGAAATAAGACGTTTTGCAAATGAAAATAATTTATCGTTCTATAATCCTAGAAATCATGAGGGATTATTAAGAACTTTAATGATTAGAACGGCATCAACGGGTGAAATCATGGTACTTATTCAATTCTTTGAAAAAGACAAAAATGGAATTGACTTAATGATGAATTTTTTAGCCGAACGTTTTCCAGAAATTACTTCCTTACAATATGTAATTAATCAGAAATTAAACGATACCTTATACGATCAAGATATTATTCTTTTTAAAGGAAGAGATTATATTTTGGAAGAAATGGAAGGTTTACATTTTAGTATAAATGCCAAATCGTTTTATCAAACGAATTCAGAACAAGCGTATGAATTATATTCCATCACCAGAGATTTTGCTGGATTAACTGGTGAAGAATTGGTGTATGATTTATATACTGGGACAGGAACCATTGCACAATTTGTGTCTAAAAAAGCAAAAAAGGTAATTGGTGTAGAAGCCGTACCTGAAGCTATTGCCGATGCTAAAGAAAATGCAAAACGTAACAACATTACCAATTGTGAATTCTTTGTTGGAGATATGAAAAATGTATTTAATGATGAATTCATAGCCACGCATGGCCAACCTGACGTTATTATTACCGACCCTCCAAGAGATGGTATGCACAAAGACGTAGTGGAGCAAATTTTAAAAGTTGCGCCAAAAAAAGTAGTATATGTAAGTTGTAACTCGGCGACACAAGCCAGAGATTTAGCTTTAATGGATGAAATGTACAAAGTAACACGAGTAAGACCTGTTGACATGTTTCCACAAACGCATCATGTTGAAAATGTAGTTTTATTAGAACGCAAATAG
- a CDS encoding DUF1697 domain-containing protein, with protein sequence MYTHLALLRGINVSGHNMIKMDVLKSLLENMGFQNVRTYIQSGNVFIDSEEEHGASVGFAIKQELFKQLGLDVPIVVVSKQDIEQCFSANPYLKEKEVDEKKLYVAFLSKEFQPSAINELKISQFKPDEASIDKNRIFIKYAIGAGKTRLDQKYIEKKLNVIATIRNWNTVSKLLEMYNEK encoded by the coding sequence ATGTATACACACTTAGCTTTATTACGAGGCATTAATGTTTCAGGACACAATATGATAAAAATGGATGTTTTAAAATCTCTATTGGAAAATATGGGATTTCAAAATGTACGTACCTACATTCAATCGGGCAATGTTTTTATTGATTCTGAGGAGGAACATGGCGCTTCTGTGGGTTTTGCCATCAAGCAAGAATTATTCAAACAATTGGGTTTAGATGTGCCAATAGTTGTTGTTTCAAAACAAGACATCGAACAATGTTTTTCTGCTAATCCTTATTTAAAAGAGAAGGAGGTGGATGAAAAAAAATTATATGTGGCCTTTCTCTCTAAAGAATTTCAGCCTTCAGCAATTAATGAGTTGAAAATAAGTCAGTTTAAACCTGATGAAGCTTCTATTGATAAAAATCGTATCTTTATAAAATATGCGATTGGTGCCGGTAAAACACGTTTAGATCAAAAATACATTGAAAAGAAATTAAATGTTATTGCTACCATTAGAAATTGGAATACCGTTTCAAAATTGCTAGAAATGTATAATGAAAAATAA
- a CDS encoding DUF1003 domain-containing protein codes for MSTKSTFVSAISNKEFPIHERIEGSIVREPILSLIKKEYPTFNSKSEIALSELNEFREHYISDYLQREIYDISTIERKVVQSLKDEKSLVSEIEESEDNRTFGQVIADKVADFGGSWTFIISFMGFLFTWILINVLVLTNKGFDPYPFILLNLILSCIAALQAPVIMMSQNRQEEKDRERAKKDFMINLKSELEIRMLHEKLDHLIMHQQQELIEIQKVQIEMMNDILERIKK; via the coding sequence ATGTCAACTAAATCTACTTTTGTTAGTGCGATCTCAAATAAAGAATTTCCTATTCATGAAAGGATAGAAGGAAGTATTGTAAGAGAGCCTATCTTATCTTTAATTAAAAAGGAATATCCAACATTTAATTCAAAATCTGAAATAGCACTTTCAGAATTAAATGAGTTTAGGGAGCATTATATATCTGATTATTTGCAAAGAGAAATTTATGATATTTCTACGATTGAACGAAAAGTGGTTCAGTCTCTGAAAGATGAAAAATCGTTAGTTTCTGAAATTGAAGAATCAGAGGACAATAGAACTTTTGGACAAGTAATTGCCGATAAAGTAGCCGATTTTGGTGGAAGTTGGACGTTTATTATTTCGTTTATGGGATTCTTGTTTACTTGGATTTTGATTAATGTTTTGGTTTTAACCAATAAAGGATTTGATCCGTATCCCTTCATTTTATTGAATTTAATTTTATCCTGTATTGCTGCTCTTCAAGCTCCAGTTATTATGATGAGTCAAAACAGACAGGAAGAAAAAGATAGGGAAAGAGCAAAAAAGGATTTTATGATCAATTTAAAATCTGAATTAGAAATAAGAATGTTGCATGAAAAATTAGATCATTTAATTATGCATCAACAACAAGAATTAATTGAAATTCAAAAGGTTCAAATTGAAATGATGAATGATATTTTAGAAAGAATTAAAAAATAA
- the rocD gene encoding ornithine--oxo-acid transaminase, whose protein sequence is MSVLEKLSSAEAIALEDKFGAHNYHPLPVVLSKGEGVYVWDVEGKKYFDFLSAYSAVNQGHCHPKIVGAMIEQAQTLTLTSRAFYNDKLGVYEKYVTEYFGFDKVLPMNTGAEAVETAVKICRKWAYEKKGIAEKQAQIIVCENNFHGRTTTIISFSNDENARKNFGPYTEGFIRIPYDDIQALENALASSPNIAGFLVEPIQGEAGVYVPSEGYLAQAKALCEKYNVLFIADEVQTGIARTGKLLAVHHENVQPDVLILGKAISGGVYPVSAVLANDAIMNVIKPGQHGSTFGGNPIAAAVAMAALDVVKDEQLADNADRLGQIFRAELTAYIQNSTVATLVRGKGLLNAVVINDTEESDTAWNICMKLAENGLLAKPTHGNIIRFAPPLVMNEEQLRACVAIIITTLKEFEK, encoded by the coding sequence ATGTCAGTTTTAGAAAAATTAAGTTCGGCTGAAGCTATTGCATTAGAAGATAAATTCGGTGCACACAATTACCATCCACTTCCTGTTGTTTTAAGTAAAGGGGAAGGAGTTTATGTTTGGGATGTAGAAGGGAAAAAATATTTTGATTTTCTTTCTGCTTATTCGGCAGTAAATCAAGGACATTGTCATCCAAAAATTGTTGGAGCAATGATTGAACAAGCACAAACACTTACTTTAACTTCTCGTGCATTCTATAACGATAAGTTAGGTGTTTATGAAAAATACGTAACTGAATATTTCGGTTTTGATAAGGTATTGCCAATGAATACAGGTGCTGAAGCAGTGGAAACTGCGGTTAAAATTTGTAGAAAATGGGCGTATGAGAAAAAAGGAATTGCCGAAAAACAAGCGCAAATTATTGTTTGTGAAAACAATTTCCATGGAAGAACAACTACCATTATTTCATTTTCAAATGATGAAAATGCAAGAAAGAATTTTGGACCATATACGGAAGGCTTCATTCGTATTCCTTACGATGATATTCAAGCTTTAGAAAATGCATTGGCTTCTTCACCAAATATTGCTGGGTTTTTAGTAGAGCCAATTCAAGGCGAAGCGGGAGTTTATGTGCCTTCTGAAGGATATTTAGCTCAAGCTAAAGCGCTTTGCGAAAAATATAATGTATTGTTTATAGCAGACGAAGTGCAAACAGGTATTGCAAGAACAGGTAAATTATTGGCTGTGCATCATGAAAATGTACAACCTGATGTTTTAATTTTAGGAAAAGCAATTTCTGGAGGGGTGTATCCCGTTTCCGCGGTTTTAGCTAATGATGCTATTATGAATGTGATAAAACCAGGTCAACATGGTTCTACTTTTGGTGGAAATCCTATTGCTGCAGCAGTTGCTATGGCTGCTTTAGATGTGGTTAAAGATGAGCAATTGGCTGATAATGCGGACCGTTTAGGACAAATTTTTAGAGCAGAATTAACTGCTTATATTCAAAATTCAACGGTTGCTACTTTGGTTAGAGGTAAAGGGTTATTAAATGCAGTAGTAATTAATGATACTGAAGAAAGTGATACCGCTTGGAATATTTGTATGAAGTTGGCAGAAAATGGCTTATTAGCAAAACCAACACATGGTAATATTATTCGTTTTGCTCCACCATTAGTTATGAATGAAGAGCAACTAAGAGCTTGTGTAGCTATAATTATCACTACTTTAAAAGAGTTTGAGAAATAA
- a CDS encoding Glu/Leu/Phe/Val dehydrogenase dimerization domain-containing protein — protein MKDLLKKFEDKEPEIVFNWKDPETEAEGWTVINSLRGGAAGGGTRMRKGLDQNEVLSLAKTMEVKFSVSGPAIGGAKSGINFDPADPRKKGVLERWYKAVSPLLKNYYGTGGDLNVDEIHEVIPMTEDCGVWHPQEGVFNGHFKPTEADKINRIGQLRQGVIKVIENPAYSPDVLKKYTVADMITGFGVAEAVKHFYSIYGGDVAGKKAIVQGFGNVGSAAAYYLAKMGAKVIGIIDRDGGVLNENGFSFEEITALFLAKDGNKLVADTMIPFEEINDKIWKMGAQIFTPCAASRLVTKEQVDNMINAGLEVISCGANVPFADKEIFFGPIMEDTDSKVSLIPDFISNCGMARVFAYFMEKKVQMTDEAIFNDSSEIIKKAIQKTYDLSSDKKNISARAFEIALKQLV, from the coding sequence ATGAAAGATTTATTAAAGAAATTCGAAGATAAAGAACCTGAAATTGTATTCAATTGGAAAGATCCTGAAACAGAAGCTGAAGGATGGACTGTAATTAATTCATTAAGAGGTGGTGCTGCAGGTGGTGGAACTAGAATGAGAAAAGGTTTAGACCAAAATGAGGTTTTGTCTTTAGCTAAAACAATGGAGGTAAAATTCTCAGTATCAGGACCAGCAATTGGCGGTGCCAAATCGGGAATTAACTTTGACCCAGCCGATCCACGTAAAAAAGGAGTATTAGAAAGATGGTACAAAGCCGTTTCTCCATTATTAAAAAACTATTATGGGACTGGTGGTGATTTAAATGTTGATGAAATCCATGAAGTAATCCCTATGACCGAAGATTGTGGTGTTTGGCATCCGCAAGAAGGTGTTTTTAATGGTCATTTTAAACCAACAGAAGCAGATAAAATTAATAGAATTGGACAATTACGTCAAGGTGTAATTAAAGTTATTGAAAATCCGGCTTATTCACCAGATGTACTAAAAAAATATACTGTTGCAGACATGATAACTGGCTTTGGAGTTGCAGAAGCTGTAAAACATTTTTATTCTATTTATGGTGGAGATGTTGCAGGCAAAAAAGCAATTGTTCAAGGTTTTGGAAATGTGGGGTCTGCTGCAGCGTACTATTTAGCAAAAATGGGAGCTAAAGTTATTGGTATTATCGATAGAGATGGAGGCGTTTTAAACGAAAACGGATTCTCTTTTGAGGAAATTACGGCTTTATTTTTAGCAAAAGACGGTAATAAATTAGTAGCTGATACCATGATTCCGTTTGAAGAGATAAACGATAAAATCTGGAAAATGGGTGCTCAAATTTTCACTCCATGTGCAGCTTCAAGATTAGTTACTAAAGAACAAGTTGATAATATGATTAACGCTGGATTAGAAGTAATTTCTTGTGGGGCAAATGTACCTTTTGCAGATAAAGAAATTTTCTTTGGTCCAATTATGGAAGACACCGATTCTAAAGTAAGTTTAATTCCTGACTTTATTTCAAATTGTGGTATGGCTCGCGTTTTTGCTTATTTCATGGAGAAAAAAGTACAAATGACAGACGAAGCTATTTTTAACGATTCATCTGAAATTATCAAAAAAGCAATTCAAAAAACATACGACTTAAGTTCTGATAAGAAAAATATCAGTGCGCGTGCTTTTGAAATTGCACTAAAACAATTAGTATAA
- a CDS encoding anhydro-N-acetylmuramic acid kinase has product MFKARYNVIGVMSGTSLDGVDLAHIIFDVSNEKWSYKIEQCTTIPYSDIWVNELKNGINYSNSELQTLNTNYTELLGETIKNFIEIHHISNLDFICSHGHTILHQPQKGLTLQIGNLPEIANITKQKVVCDFRVQDVKLGGQGAPLVPIGDRILFSDYDFCLNLGGFSNISFEVNKQRIAFDISPVNTVLNFHANTLGLEYDNKGNISASGNLNTELFTELNNLAFYQKTFPKSLGFEFVKETILPMIERFQISTEDKMRTFTEHIAYQIGKVLDSKTGKLLVSGGGVYNDFLIERMKSHLPTIEIIIPDEKTIQFKEALIFGLLGVLKVRNEINTLASVTGACHDHSSGKIFTPN; this is encoded by the coding sequence ATGTTTAAAGCGCGCTATAACGTTATAGGAGTAATGTCGGGAACTTCGCTAGATGGAGTCGATTTAGCACATATTATTTTTGATGTTTCCAATGAAAAATGGTCGTATAAAATAGAACAATGTACAACCATCCCCTATTCCGATATTTGGGTTAATGAATTAAAAAATGGAATAAATTATTCCAATTCTGAATTACAGACATTAAACACCAATTACACCGAATTATTAGGAGAAACAATAAAAAACTTTATTGAAATTCACCACATTTCAAACTTGGATTTTATTTGTTCCCACGGACACACAATATTACATCAACCTCAAAAGGGATTGACATTACAAATTGGAAATCTACCTGAGATTGCGAATATTACCAAACAAAAAGTAGTGTGTGATTTCCGTGTTCAGGATGTAAAGTTAGGCGGACAAGGCGCACCATTGGTTCCAATTGGAGATAGAATTTTGTTCTCCGATTATGACTTTTGTTTAAATTTAGGTGGATTTTCAAACATTTCCTTTGAAGTAAACAAACAACGAATTGCCTTTGACATTTCACCCGTAAATACTGTTTTAAATTTTCACGCAAATACACTCGGACTAGAATATGACAATAAAGGCAACATTTCTGCTTCTGGAAATTTAAACACCGAGTTATTTACTGAATTAAACAACTTAGCATTCTATCAAAAAACTTTTCCAAAATCATTAGGTTTTGAATTTGTCAAAGAAACGATACTTCCTATGATAGAACGTTTTCAAATTTCTACGGAAGACAAAATGCGAACTTTTACAGAACATATTGCGTATCAAATTGGAAAAGTATTGGACTCAAAAACGGGCAAATTACTAGTTTCTGGAGGCGGAGTGTATAACGATTTTTTAATTGAAAGAATGAAAAGTCATCTTCCAACGATTGAAATAATTATACCTGACGAAAAAACAATCCAATTCAAAGAAGCTTTAATATTTGGACTTTTAGGGGTTTTAAAAGTAAGAAATGAAATAAACACACTGGCTAGTGTAACAGGTGCTTGTCACGATCACAGCAGCGGTAAAATATTTACACCCAACTAA